Proteins encoded within one genomic window of Anastrepha ludens isolate Willacy chromosome 4, idAnaLude1.1, whole genome shotgun sequence:
- the LOC128861025 gene encoding ornithine aminotransferase, mitochondrial has protein sequence MFSKFSSNLAVRYMSSQQQKLQQTAHKVTSQQVFDRENKYGAHNYHPLPVALTRGEGVFVWDVEGKRYFDFLSAYSAVNQGHCHPKIVNTLTEQAQKLTLTSRAFYSDVLGEYEEFITKLFNYEKVLPMNTGVEGGETACKIARAWAYMKKKVPDNQAKILFAENNFWGRTLSAISASTDPLSYENFGPYMPGFEIVKYNNLEALEKALQDPNVCAFMVEPIQGEAGVVVPDAGYLTKVRELCTKYNVLWIADEVQTGLARTGRMLAVDYEEVKPDLLILGKALSGGLYPVSAVLADDAVMECIQPGRHGSTYGGNPLGCKVAITALEVLLEERLAENAEKMGNLLRSELNTLPKDIVSIVRGKGLLNAIVINKKFDAWDICLRLRDNGLLAKPTHGDIIRFAPPLVISEEQTRECAEIIKNTILSV, from the exons ATGTTCTCAAAATTCTCCTCCAACTTGGCTGTGCGCTACATGAGCAGCCAACAGCAAAAGCTCCAGCAGACTGCACACAAAGTGACATCACAACAAGTATTTGACCGTGAAAACAAATACGGCGCACACAATTATCACCCCCTACCGGTGGCGTTGACACGTGGCGAGGGTGTTTTCGTTTGGGATGTTGAGGGTAAACGTTATTTTGACTTTCTAAGTGCCTACTCAGCTGTCAATCAAGGCCATTGCCATCCAAAAATTGTGAATACTCTAACGGAACAGGCGCAGAAGCTAACGCTGACATCCAG agCCTTCTACTCTGATGTTCTGGGCGAATATGAAGAGTTCATAACAAAGCTTTTCAATTACGAAAAAGTTTTGCCAATGAATACTGGTGTTGAGGGTGGCGAAACCGCTTGTAAAATCGCACGTGCCTGGGCGTACATGAAGAAGAAAGTGCCAGATAATCAGGCTAAG ATACTCTTTGCTGAGAACAATTTCTGGGGCCGCACCTTGTCTGCCATTTCCGCATCCACTGATCCATTAAGTTACGAAAACTTTGGGCCTTATATGCCTGGTTTTGAAATTGTCAAATACAATAACCTCGAGGCTTTGGAG AAAGCCTTACAAGACCCTAATGTTTGTGCATTTATGGTTGAACCCATCCAAGGTGAGGCAGGCGTTGTGGTGCCAGATGCTGGTTACTTGACGAAAGTGCGCGAGCTTTGCACCAAATACAACGTATTGTGGATAGCGGATGAGGTGCAAACTGGTCTGGCGCGCACTGGACGCATGCTAGCCGTCGATTATGAAGAGGTTAAGCCTGATTTACTTATACTGGGCAAAGCGCTATCGGGTGGCCTCTATCCAGTCTCAGCAGTATTGGCTGACGATGCAGTGATGGAGTGTATACAACCTGGACGCCATGGCTCAACATACGGTGGTAACCCCTTGGGCTGTAAAGTGGCCATTACTGCGCTGGAAGTGCTGCTAGAAGAACGCCTAGCGGAGAATGCAGAAAAAATGGGAAATTTACTACGCAGCGAACTGAATACGCTGCCCAAGGACATTGTGAGTATCGTGCGCGGAAAAGGTCTACTAAATGCCATTGTAATCAACAAAA AATTTGATGCATGGGACATATGCCTGAGATTACGTGATAATGGCCTCCTTGCCAAGCCCACACATGGCGATATCATTCGCTTTGCACCACCACTCGTCATCTCAGAGGAACAAACGCGCGAGTGCGCCGAAATCATTAAGAACACAATCCTGAGCGTTTAA